A DNA window from Oenanthe melanoleuca isolate GR-GAL-2019-014 chromosome 11, OMel1.0, whole genome shotgun sequence contains the following coding sequences:
- the SPIRE2 gene encoding protein spire homolog 2: MARAGAGPPRELSLEEVLKCYEQPLNEEQAWALCFQGCRAAAAAPVAPAPLRTADIRLRADGSLRLPAPPHDLPALLTPSAEAQMVQSLGFAVYRALDWGLDENEERELSPRLEQLIDLMTNSDSEDSGCATADEGYGGQDEEEEGGEGPPRSVRTFGQAMRFCAARLADPAGAPAHYQAVCRALFAETVELMAFLAKIRDAKELLQKLKEDEEEEERPAAELGNLRNTDWARLWVQLMRELRHGVKLKKVQEKQFNPLPTEYQLTPFEMLMQDIRARNYKLRKVMVDGDIPPRVKKDAHELILDFIRSRPPLKQASERRLRPLPQKQRTLHEKILEEIRQERKLRPVEQKGYSSLPCIPHACAGRLSSSSCLELSRCPASAVPARPRPRVLLKAPTLAEMEEMNLSEDEDSPATEVPLKRDRSFSEQDLAHLQSQLGGDQAAPRDPEPLQPEPRPRSGSVPASCHPLPDGPALPRAALGAVEERPEDGSSAAPASNSKHLWLEFSHPVESLALTVEEMINVRRVLVKAEMEKFLQSKELYSSLRRGKVCCCCRAKFPLFSWPTSCFFCKRSVCSSCSLKMKMPSKKLAHIPVYALGFESLPGSLLPKAPPLRRREPFHSLSGPCWRRVEEEFPHIYAQGSVLRDVCSDCAGFVTDVVSSSRRSVAVLNASAASRRHAKARSLYSDAWLK, translated from the exons ATGgcgcgggcgggcgcggggccgccgcgggagctgtccctggaggAGGTGCTGAAGTGCTACGAGCAGCCGCTGAACGAGGAGCAGGCCTGGGCGCTCTGCTTCCAGGGCtgccgcgccgccgccgccgcccccgtCGCCCCCGCACCGCTCCGCACCGCCGACATCCGCCTCCGCGCCGACGGCTCCCTCCGcctgcccgccccgccgcacg ACCTGCCCGCGCTGCTGACGCCCTCCGCCGAAGCCCAG ATGGTGCAGTCGCTGGGCTTTGCCGTGTACCGGGCGCTGGACTGGGGACTGGACGAGAACGAGGAGCGGGAGCTGAGCCCACGGCTGGAGCAGCTCATCGACCTGATGACCAACAGCGACTCCGAGGACAGCGGCTGCGCCACGGCCGACGAGGGCTATGGggggcaggatgaggaggaagaggggggCGAGGGGCCGCCCCGCTCCGTGCGCACCTTCGGGCAGGCCATGCGCTTCTGTGCCGCCCGCCTGGCCGATCCCGCCGGCGCCCCCGCGCACTACCAGGCTGTCTGCCGCGCCCTCTTCGCAGAGACCGTGGAGCTCATGGCCTTCCTCGCCAAGATCCGCGACGCCAAGGAG CTACTGCAGAAGctgaaggaggatgaggaagaggaggagcggccggcagcagagctgggcaacCTGCGCAACACAGACTGG GCCCGGCTGTGGGTGCAGCTGATGCGGGAGCTGAGGCACGGTGTGAAGCTGAAGAAGGTGCAGGAGAAGCAGTTCAACCCTCTGCCCACTGAGTACCAGCTCACACCCTTCGAGATGCTCATGCAGGACATCCGTGCCCGCAACTACAAACTCCGCAAGGTCATG gtgGATGGAGACATCCCCCCCCGGGTGAAGAAAGATGCCCACGAGCTCATACTCGACTTCATCCGCTCCCGGCCCCCCCTGAAGCAG GCATCAGAGCGGCGGCTACGACCGCTGCCCCAGAAGCAGAGGACGCTCCACGAGAAGATCCTGGAGGAGATCAGGCAGGAGCGGAAGCTCCGGCCTGTGGAGCAGAAAG GATACAGCTCCTTGCCCTGCATCCCACACGCCTGCGCTGGACgcctgagctccagctcctgcctcgAGCTGTCCCGGTGCCCGGCCAGCGCCGTGCCTGCGCGCCCACGGCCACGCGTCCTGCTCAAGGCGCCCACCCTGGCTGAGATGGAGGAGATGAACCTCTCCGAG GACGAGGACTCTCCGGCCACGGAGGTGCCGCTGAAGCGGGATCGCTCCTTCTCAGAGCAGGACCTGGCACatctgcagagccagctggggGGTGACCAGGCTGCGCCCCGGGACCCAGAGCCGCTGCAgcccgagccccggccccgctcag gttctgtccctgccagctgccaccCGCTGCCAGATGGCCCAGCACTGCCTCGGGCTGCCCTTGGTGCTGTGGAGGAGAGGCCAGAGGATGGATCCagtgctgcccctgccagcaACTCCAAGCATCTCTGGCTG GAGTTCAGCCACCCTGTGGAGAGCCTGGCCCTGACCGTGGAGGAGATGATCAATGTGCGCAGGGTGCTGGTCAAGGCTGAGATGGAGAAGTTCCTGCAGAGCAAGGAGCTGTACAGCAGCCTGCGGAGGGGGAAG gtctgctgctgctgcagggccaagtttcctctcttctcctggCCCACATCGTGTTTCTTCTGCAAGCG gtctgtctgcagctcctgcagtctaAAG ATGAAGATGCCTTCCAAGAAGCTGGCTCACATCCCCGTCTACGCGCTGGGTTTCGAGAGCCTGCCAGGCTCGCTGCTGCCCAAAGCCCCGCCGCTGCGCCGGAGGGAGCCCTTCCA CTCGCTCTCGGGGCCGTGCTGGCGCCGGGTGGAGGAGGAATTCCCGCACATCTACGCCCAGGGCTCGGTCCTGCGCGACGTCTGCTCCGACTGCGCCGGCTTCGTCACCGACGTGGTCAGCTCCAGCCGCCGCAGCGTGGCCGTCCTCAACGCCAGCGCCGCGTCCCGGCGCCACGCCAAGGCTCGCTCCCTCTACAGCGACGCGTGGCTCAAGTGA